From the Francisella frigiditurris genome, one window contains:
- a CDS encoding KdsC family phosphatase encodes MCSNIYSKNVFRSIKLLILDVDGVLTDGKITLSNSGDEYKNFNVKDGMGIVLLQKVGIRVAIITSKESNIVLNRLTSLGLNKEDIYQGQKNKIKAYQEIKEKYNLKDTNIAYMGDDLPDIAIMDKVFLSAAPADCVSAVKKFANYICSSKGGYGAVRELCDFILKQEGLYEEVIKSYINNGELVF; translated from the coding sequence ATGTGTAGTAATATTTATAGTAAAAATGTTTTCAGATCAATTAAATTATTGATTCTTGATGTTGATGGTGTACTTACCGATGGTAAAATAACGCTTTCTAACTCTGGTGATGAATACAAAAATTTTAATGTTAAAGATGGTATGGGTATAGTTCTTTTACAAAAAGTTGGAATAAGAGTAGCTATAATCACATCGAAAGAATCAAATATAGTTTTAAATAGGCTGACTAGTTTAGGGCTTAATAAAGAAGATATATATCAAGGTCAAAAAAATAAAATCAAAGCTTATCAGGAAATTAAAGAAAAGTATAATTTGAAAGATACTAATATTGCATATATGGGTGATGATCTTCCTGATATTGCTATTATGGATAAGGTTTTTCTATCAGCAGCTCCAGCAGACTGTGTTTCAGCAGTAAAAAAATTTGCAAACTACATTTGTTCAAGTAAGGGTGGATATGGAGCTGTTAGAGAGCTTTGTGATTTTATATTAAAGCAAGAAGGTCTTTATGAAGAGGTCATTAAAAGCT
- the ppa gene encoding inorganic diphosphatase yields the protein MLKNIPCGKDIPNDFNVVIEIPEASAPVKYEFCKDSNMIVVDRFMSTTMRYPCNYGFIPNTLYDDGDPIDVLVLAPEPLVHGCVINCRAVGVFKMEDDGGIDAKIIAVPSPKLSKDYDHIKDINDLPKSLLQKIEHFFTHYKDLDSGKWVKVEGWDNAEFAKKEILKSVKNYK from the coding sequence GTGTTAAAAAATATTCCTTGCGGAAAAGATATTCCAAATGATTTTAACGTTGTTATAGAAATACCAGAAGCTAGTGCTCCTGTAAAATATGAGTTTTGTAAAGATTCTAATATGATCGTTGTTGATAGATTTATGTCTACAACCATGAGATATCCTTGTAACTATGGGTTCATACCTAATACTTTATATGATGATGGTGATCCAATAGATGTTTTAGTTTTAGCTCCAGAGCCATTGGTTCATGGTTGTGTAATAAACTGCAGGGCAGTTGGAGTTTTTAAAATGGAAGACGATGGTGGCATAGATGCTAAAATTATAGCTGTCCCTAGTCCTAAACTATCTAAAGATTATGATCATATTAAAGATATAAATGATCTTCCAAAATCTTTATTACAAAAGATAGAACACTTTTTTACTCATTATAAAGATCTTGATTCAGGTAAGTGGGTGAAGGTTGAAGGCTGGGATAATGCTGAATTTGCTAAAAAAGAGATTTTAAAATCTGTAAAAAACTATAAATAA
- a CDS encoding D-alanyl-D-alanine carboxypeptidase family protein translates to MTKLRKSLLIATIGLGTSIAFAAPNISANNPDPYFNGAGTIKQKDIVVKPVGIELDVPAWVAMNYRTGEIVSEKNMDVKREPASLTKIMTAYIVASELKAGNIHMEDMVTISRDAHNTGGSKMFVREGDRISVGNLLTGMIVDSGNDAAIALAEYIGGTPDNFTTIMNQTAQAIGMTNTHFANPDGLPGGEQSTTAHDMALLARSFIYNFPDIYKIYAQKSFTWEGIKQNNRNRLLYTFDGADGMKTGHTDAAGYCLVSSAQQDGERYIAVVLGASSEATREQESSKLLRYALTKFQNVLLYKANSPVSISADAISGAKKGQTLTVASSQNIYKTVPKTYVSYLRQGVELSPNLKAPIKKGDTVGNLVITVNNGEEKIASIPVVAKNDISTGGWW, encoded by the coding sequence ATGACCAAACTTAGAAAATCACTGTTAATTGCTACTATAGGCTTAGGAACATCTATTGCATTTGCAGCTCCAAATATTTCTGCAAATAATCCTGATCCTTACTTTAACGGCGCTGGTACTATTAAGCAAAAAGATATAGTTGTTAAACCTGTAGGGATTGAGCTAGATGTTCCAGCTTGGGTAGCAATGAACTATCGTACTGGTGAAATAGTTAGCGAAAAAAATATGGATGTAAAAAGAGAGCCTGCGAGTTTAACTAAAATAATGACTGCTTATATTGTAGCTAGTGAACTTAAAGCTGGAAACATACATATGGAAGATATGGTTACTATTAGCAGAGATGCTCATAATACTGGCGGCTCAAAAATGTTTGTTAGAGAAGGTGATAGAATTAGTGTGGGCAATCTATTAACAGGTATGATTGTTGACTCTGGTAATGATGCTGCTATTGCTTTAGCTGAATATATTGGCGGCACTCCAGATAACTTTACAACGATTATGAACCAAACTGCTCAAGCTATTGGCATGACAAATACTCATTTTGCTAACCCAGATGGATTACCTGGTGGAGAACAAAGTACTACAGCTCATGATATGGCTTTATTAGCTAGATCATTTATATATAATTTCCCTGATATCTATAAAATTTATGCCCAAAAGTCATTCACTTGGGAAGGCATAAAGCAAAATAATAGAAATAGATTATTATATACTTTTGATGGTGCTGATGGTATGAAAACAGGTCATACTGATGCTGCTGGCTACTGTTTAGTTTCATCTGCTCAACAAGATGGCGAAAGATATATTGCTGTTGTTTTAGGAGCTTCAAGTGAGGCAACTAGAGAACAAGAATCATCTAAGTTATTAAGATATGCCCTAACTAAATTCCAAAATGTTTTACTTTATAAAGCAAACTCTCCAGTATCAATTAGTGCAGATGCTATTTCTGGTGCTAAAAAAGGACAAACATTAACTGTTGCTTCTAGCCAAAATATTTACAAAACAGTTCCTAAAACTTACGTATCATATTTAAGACAAGGTGTAGAACTTTCACCTAATCTTAAAGCTCCTATCAAAAAAGGTGATACAGTAGGTAATTTAGTAATAACTGTAAATAATGGTGAAGAAAAAATCGCTAGCATACCTGTAGTAGCCAAAAATGATATTTCAACAGGCGGCTGGTGGTAA
- a CDS encoding HP0495 family protein yields MSEQQNQETCFEFPCQFPIKIMANPQKETVNFILSVFEKHVPEHNKIEFKTRESKSGKYISITATFEAQSKEQLDNIYREISAHPEIHMVL; encoded by the coding sequence ATGTCTGAACAACAAAATCAAGAAACTTGCTTCGAATTTCCTTGCCAATTTCCAATCAAAATAATGGCTAACCCTCAAAAAGAAACTGTTAATTTTATTCTTTCAGTTTTTGAAAAACATGTTCCTGAACATAATAAAATTGAGTTTAAAACTAGAGAAAGCAAATCTGGAAAATATATTTCTATAACAGCGACGTTTGAAGCTCAAAGTAAAGAACAACTAGATAATATCTATAGAGAAATTTCTGCTCACCCTGAAATACATATGGTTCTATAA
- the lipB gene encoding lipoyl(octanoyl) transferase LipB: MNNIIKRNLGLKDYSLAFEQMVNFTTKRNSYTKDEIWLVEHPPVFTQGKHGKPEHLINAHNIPVIQTDRGGQITYHGPGQAVIYFLLDIKRLGLGAKKLVSLIEQACDNVLKKYNINTHLIDGAHGIYVKNKKIASLGLRVKQGKTYHGIAINIDMDLSPFSFINPCGYSGLEMCQMSDFEKNISMNKIQEEYSDEFLKLLESI; encoded by the coding sequence ATGAATAATATTATAAAAAGAAATCTTGGCTTAAAAGATTATTCATTAGCATTTGAACAGATGGTTAATTTTACAACCAAGCGTAATAGTTATACTAAAGATGAAATTTGGCTCGTTGAACACCCTCCTGTTTTTACTCAAGGCAAACATGGTAAGCCTGAACATTTAATTAACGCCCATAATATCCCTGTTATACAAACAGATCGTGGTGGTCAAATAACCTATCACGGACCAGGTCAAGCTGTTATATATTTTCTTTTAGATATAAAAAGATTAGGATTAGGTGCAAAAAAACTTGTATCACTAATTGAACAAGCATGTGACAATGTTCTAAAAAAATATAATATCAATACACATCTTATAGATGGTGCTCATGGTATATATGTTAAAAATAAGAAAATAGCTTCTCTTGGATTAAGAGTTAAACAAGGTAAAACTTATCATGGTATTGCTATTAATATAGATATGGATTTAAGTCCTTTTAGTTTTATTAATCCATGTGGATATAGTGGTTTAGAAATGTGTCAAATGTCGGATTTTGAAAAAAATATTTCTATGAATAAAATTCAAGAAGAATACTCTGATGAATTCTTAAAACTTTTAGAATCCATTTAA
- a CDS encoding MFS transporter: MLLKRVINNFALFLGIIGLIGFMFGLVEHNDNIKNIIILCATGLLFLSALIQKEPFFIGLQAIAFISAILVFLNLDHRINLIVFMILSIVFATFFFGKNSINLARIFAFCGLLALCIGIVLSCNLSMVICGICLSIYAVFSIQQGYSVGWVFLTLNIIFAIVSGYAFLNGF; the protein is encoded by the coding sequence ATGTTATTAAAAAGAGTTATTAATAATTTTGCCTTATTTTTAGGCATTATAGGATTGATTGGTTTTATGTTTGGCTTAGTTGAACATAATGATAATATTAAAAATATTATAATTTTATGTGCTACGGGATTATTGTTTTTGTCAGCACTTATTCAAAAGGAACCTTTTTTTATAGGGTTACAAGCTATTGCCTTTATAAGTGCTATTTTGGTTTTTTTAAATTTAGATCATAGAATAAATCTAATAGTATTTATGATTTTGTCTATTGTTTTTGCAACTTTCTTTTTTGGGAAAAATAGTATTAATTTAGCTAGAATATTTGCATTTTGTGGTTTACTAGCTTTATGTATTGGTATTGTTTTAAGTTGTAATCTTTCTATGGTTATTTGTGGTATATGCTTAAGTATATACGCTGTATTTTCTATTCAACAAGGATATTCAGTTGGATGGGTTTTTCTTACATTAAATATTATTTTTGCAATAGTTTCAGGCTATGCTTTTTTAAATGGATTCTAA
- the mdh gene encoding malate dehydrogenase yields the protein MARKKIALVGAGNIGGTLAHLTILKQLGDVILFDVVEGMPQGKALDLSQSCPVEGVDFKVKGTNSYKDIEDADVVIVTAGVARKPGMSRDDLLSINIKVMQSVGEGIKHNCPNAFVICITNPLDVMVNMLQKFSGLPDNKIVGMAGVLDSARFRTFLAEELNVSVQQVQAYVMGGHGDTMVPLTKMSNIAGVSLEKLVEQGRISQERLDSIVARTRSGGGEIVALLKTGSAYYAPAASAIQMAESYLKDKKMILPCATKVRAGSYGLKEDLFIGVPTEISSNGVRAIEVEISDEERKNLQVSIDAVKELNAAAAKILA from the coding sequence ATGGCTAGAAAAAAAATAGCTCTTGTTGGTGCTGGGAATATTGGTGGAACGCTTGCTCATCTTACAATATTAAAACAGCTTGGTGATGTTATATTGTTTGATGTAGTTGAAGGAATGCCTCAAGGTAAGGCGTTAGACCTATCTCAATCATGTCCTGTTGAGGGAGTAGATTTTAAAGTAAAAGGTACTAATAGCTATAAAGATATTGAAGATGCTGACGTTGTTATAGTTACTGCTGGTGTTGCAAGAAAGCCAGGTATGTCTAGAGATGATTTATTAAGTATAAATATAAAAGTTATGCAATCTGTTGGTGAAGGTATAAAACACAACTGTCCAAATGCTTTTGTTATTTGTATAACTAATCCTCTTGATGTAATGGTTAATATGTTACAAAAGTTTTCAGGGTTACCAGATAATAAAATTGTTGGAATGGCTGGAGTATTAGACTCTGCTAGATTTAGAACTTTCTTAGCCGAGGAGCTAAACGTATCTGTTCAGCAAGTACAAGCTTATGTTATGGGTGGTCATGGTGACACTATGGTTCCATTAACAAAAATGTCTAACATTGCAGGCGTATCTTTAGAAAAGTTAGTTGAGCAAGGAAGAATTTCACAAGAGCGTTTAGACTCTATTGTTGCTAGAACTAGAAGCGGTGGTGGTGAAATTGTTGCATTATTAAAAACAGGGTCAGCATATTATGCTCCAGCTGCTTCAGCTATACAAATGGCTGAAAGCTACTTAAAAGATAAAAAAATGATTCTGCCTTGTGCTACAAAAGTAAGAGCTGGCTCATATGGCCTTAAAGAAGATTTATTTATTGGAGTACCAACAGAGATATCTTCTAATGGAGTAAGAGCTATTGAAGTTGAAATCTCTGATGAGGAAAGAAAAAACCTACAAGTTTCTATAGATGCTGTAAAAGAACTTAATGCAGCAGCAGCTAAAATTCTAGCTTAA
- a CDS encoding ribonucleoside-diphosphate reductase subunit alpha, whose protein sequence is MTKENYLGVNIDISKDQYLSEQARQLLTNYYCLNGEPSPQYAFARAAEAYSFGDMNLAQRIYDAAANGWFMFASPVLSNAPLPGAKVKSLPISCFLSYVPDSLEGLIEHSSELRWLSVKGGGVGGHWSNIRSVSDKAPGPIPFMHTVDADMVAYRQGKTRKGSYAAYMDISHPDIVEFISLRVPTGDVNRKCLNLHHAVNLTDKFMEAVANDSDFKLVDPDDHTVRDVVKARKLWETLLETRYRTGEPYLNFIDTANRALPQSQKDLGLTIKGSNLCNEIHLVTDETRTAVCCLSSVNLEKYDEWKDTTLIKDLIRFLDNVLQFFIDHAGDEISKARYSASRERSLGLGAMGFHSYLQKHRIPFESIEAKKINDEIFRTIKEQAIEETFILGKEKGEAPDMIGSGRRNAHLLAIAPNANSSLILNTSPSIEPWKANAFTSRTRVGSHLTKNKYLEEELEKIGKNIEEVWSSIITNGGSVQHLTFLNDKIKAVFKTAIEMDQDWLVHLGGERQRYLCQGQSLNIFFPAGASRAYLHKVHFNAWKYGCKGLYYLRTETSNRAENISKKVERERLVEFTELQQSQSECVACEG, encoded by the coding sequence ATGACTAAAGAAAATTATCTTGGTGTTAATATAGATATTTCAAAAGACCAATATCTATCTGAACAAGCTAGACAATTACTTACAAACTATTATTGCTTAAATGGCGAACCTTCTCCACAATATGCGTTTGCTAGAGCAGCTGAAGCCTATTCTTTTGGCGATATGAATCTTGCTCAAAGAATTTATGATGCTGCTGCTAATGGTTGGTTTATGTTCGCGTCACCTGTTTTATCAAATGCCCCTCTACCAGGAGCTAAAGTAAAATCACTACCTATTAGTTGTTTTTTATCTTATGTCCCAGACTCACTTGAGGGACTAATTGAACACTCCTCTGAACTTAGATGGTTATCAGTTAAAGGTGGTGGTGTTGGTGGACACTGGTCTAATATTAGATCCGTATCAGACAAAGCCCCAGGTCCCATACCATTTATGCATACAGTAGATGCTGATATGGTTGCATATAGACAAGGAAAAACTCGTAAAGGTTCATATGCAGCATACATGGATATATCACATCCTGATATAGTTGAGTTTATAAGTCTGAGAGTTCCTACAGGAGATGTAAATAGAAAATGTCTTAATTTACATCATGCCGTAAACTTAACAGATAAGTTTATGGAAGCTGTAGCTAATGATTCAGACTTTAAACTTGTTGACCCAGATGATCATACAGTTAGAGATGTTGTCAAAGCACGTAAATTATGGGAAACACTTTTAGAAACCAGATACCGTACAGGTGAGCCATATTTAAACTTTATTGATACTGCTAATAGAGCATTACCTCAATCTCAAAAAGACTTAGGACTAACAATAAAAGGTTCAAACCTGTGTAATGAAATCCATTTAGTTACAGATGAAACTCGTACAGCTGTTTGTTGCTTATCTTCTGTAAATCTTGAAAAATATGATGAATGGAAAGATACAACTCTTATTAAAGATTTAATAAGATTTTTAGATAATGTATTACAGTTTTTTATAGACCATGCTGGAGATGAAATTTCAAAAGCTAGATATAGCGCCTCTAGGGAAAGAAGCCTAGGATTAGGTGCTATGGGATTTCATTCATACTTACAAAAACATAGAATTCCTTTTGAATCTATAGAAGCTAAAAAAATTAATGATGAAATATTCAGAACTATAAAAGAACAAGCTATCGAAGAAACTTTTATTCTTGGAAAAGAAAAAGGTGAAGCACCTGACATGATTGGATCTGGTCGCAGAAATGCTCATTTATTAGCGATAGCTCCTAATGCAAATAGCTCTTTAATATTAAATACTTCTCCTAGTATAGAACCTTGGAAAGCGAATGCTTTTACATCAAGAACAAGAGTTGGTTCTCACCTAACCAAAAATAAATATTTGGAAGAAGAATTAGAGAAAATTGGTAAAAATATTGAAGAAGTATGGTCTTCTATCATTACTAATGGTGGCTCAGTACAGCATTTAACTTTTTTAAATGATAAAATTAAAGCGGTATTTAAAACTGCTATAGAAATGGATCAAGACTGGCTAGTTCATCTAGGTGGAGAAAGACAAAGATATTTATGCCAAGGACAATCTCTAAATATATTTTTCCCAGCAGGCGCATCTAGAGCTTATTTACATAAAGTTCACTTTAATGCTTGGAAATATGGTTGTAAAGGGCTTTATTACTTAAGAACTGAAACATCTAATAGAGCAGAAAATATTTCTAAGAAAGTTGAGAGAGAGAGATTAGTTGAATTCACAGAGTTACAACAGTCTCAAAGTGAATGTGTTGCATGCGAGGGCTAA
- a CDS encoding glutaredoxin — MKVKIYTTTSCPFCIGAKQWLNDNNISFDEVKLDDYQERINFYDEMNKSGKLKKQIRTVPQIFINDEHIGGFDDLRANADSILKKK, encoded by the coding sequence ATGAAAGTTAAAATATATACAACTACTAGCTGTCCCTTTTGTATCGGAGCCAAACAATGGCTTAATGATAATAATATTAGCTTTGATGAAGTTAAGTTAGATGATTATCAGGAAAGAATTAACTTTTATGATGAAATGAATAAAAGTGGAAAATTAAAAAAACAGATTAGAACAGTGCCTCAAATCTTTATAAATGATGAACATATTGGTGGATTTGACGATTTAAGAGCTAACGCTGACAGTATCTTAAAAAAGAAATAG
- a CDS encoding ribonucleotide-diphosphate reductase subunit beta, giving the protein MDVKIFTKTNCPFCNLAKSWFGANNIPFTQVLLDDDTERKAFYDKVNENILLIEEHIRTVPQIFVGDIHIGGYDKLMERAAEVISMVKGSSLTSFSKTYKPFSYPWAVDLTVKHEKAHWIEDEIDLSEDVTDWKNGKISKVEKEYITNILRLFTQSDVAVGQNYYDQFIPKFKNNEVRNMLGSFAAREGIHQRAYALLNDTLGLPDSEYHAFLEYKAMTDKIEFMMDADPNTSRGLGLCLAKTVFNEGVALFASFAMLLNFQRFGKMKGMGKVVEWSIRDESMHVEGNAALFRIFCQENPYIVDNNFKKEIYLMASKAVELEDKFIDLAYELGTIEGLEAGEVKEYIRHITDRRLTQLGLKEIYNIEKNPLGWLEWILNGADHTNFFENRVTEYEVAGLTGAWDEAY; this is encoded by the coding sequence ATGGATGTAAAAATTTTCACCAAAACAAACTGCCCTTTTTGTAATTTAGCAAAAAGCTGGTTTGGAGCTAATAATATTCCTTTTACTCAAGTATTACTTGATGATGATACAGAAAGAAAAGCTTTCTATGATAAGGTTAATGAAAATATTCTTTTGATTGAAGAACACATAAGAACTGTCCCTCAAATATTTGTTGGTGATATTCATATTGGTGGCTATGATAAACTGATGGAAAGAGCTGCTGAAGTAATTTCTATGGTTAAAGGATCTTCTTTAACTTCTTTTTCTAAAACTTATAAGCCATTTAGCTATCCATGGGCTGTAGATCTTACAGTCAAACATGAAAAAGCTCACTGGATTGAAGATGAAATAGATTTGTCTGAAGATGTTACTGACTGGAAAAATGGGAAAATTTCAAAAGTTGAAAAAGAGTATATAACTAATATTCTAAGACTATTTACTCAATCAGATGTTGCTGTTGGACAAAACTATTACGATCAGTTCATACCAAAATTTAAGAATAATGAAGTCAGAAATATGCTTGGGTCTTTTGCAGCTAGAGAAGGTATTCATCAAAGAGCTTATGCTCTACTTAATGATACTCTAGGTCTTCCAGATTCTGAATATCATGCGTTCTTAGAATATAAAGCTATGACAGATAAGATTGAATTTATGATGGATGCTGATCCAAATACTTCTCGTGGCTTAGGTCTATGTTTAGCAAAAACTGTATTTAATGAAGGAGTTGCTTTATTTGCATCTTTTGCAATGCTATTAAATTTCCAAAGATTTGGAAAAATGAAAGGTATGGGAAAAGTTGTAGAATGGTCTATTCGTGATGAATCAATGCACGTTGAAGGAAATGCTGCTTTATTTAGAATATTCTGTCAAGAAAATCCTTATATTGTAGACAATAACTTTAAAAAAGAAATTTATCTAATGGCTAGTAAAGCTGTAGAACTAGAAGATAAATTTATTGATCTAGCATATGAGCTTGGCACTATTGAGGGTTTAGAAGCTGGTGAAGTAAAAGAATATATCCGTCATATTACAGATAGAAGACTTACTCAATTGGGCTTAAAAGAAATTTATAATATTGAAAAAAACCCTTTAGGTTGGTTGGAATGGATCCTTAATGGAGCAGACCATACTAACTTCTTTGAAAATAGAGTAACTGAATATGAAGTTGCTGGGTTAACTGGCGCTTGGGATGAAGCATATTAA